The nucleotide sequence GAAAATCGACCCACTGGATCTACACCATTGTCTAAAGAGgatgaggtgtattcccattatgctAATCGTGGAAAAGGTCGTGGTCATATTCGTGATCGTGGTCGTGGACATATCCAAGGAAGAAAATTTCCTGGTGTTAATCATCCTCCACCGAAAAATAACTTCCAAAAATggaaagggaaagatgagaagcGAAACGCAGAGGGTTCAGAAACTAAATGCTATCGTTGCGGTGGAAAAAGGGCATTGGGCAAAAAATTTGTCGCATACCAAAatatttggttgagctttatcaagcatctctgAAGAATAAAGGCCCTGAAGCCAATCTTGTCTATGacaatgaatttgacatcacccacttggatgtgGAAGATTTTTTTGAGCACCCTAATGAAAAAATAAACCACTTGATCGGTGATGGATCTGTGGTTAGAGATAATTGAGCAATTTAATTTTTATGCTTTCCTACTCGTAGTATGTAATGAATAAACATCTCGTAATTTTTATTGCACTTTATAATTCTTCTTATGTAGTTCTTAAGAATATTTTTATTTCCGAAATTTtataaatttcacaaacaagtagTAATATCCTATTAATTAGTATTCTAGTCTCAGTGATCTTTTAACAACTTTAACTTTCCTTTACGTTGCTTCAATTCTCTTTAAGAAAAGGTTTACAAGCATCCTGGAACAACTTTTGTTACTTCACCCTCAATTTTTTTATGAGTATGTTCTTTTCTTACACGGATCAATTATTTTTCATACAATGTGTAGGAAAATGTATTAGTCATATGTGTACTCGTATTATTTTTTGcgtaattatttgtataataattagAATTTGCCAGAAAATGCATTAAAGGCTGATATTGAATTATTGgtttaactttatttcttttccatttttctctaaaaatactaatatttattcatatacttcttttgtatgtcaaactacgggaagcaaatatggatatctttcaaagcaaacttggatcaaagtttaattgtaaaaatatttgcttaattgattcatgtacgacacatacaatattcaaagagaagaaatatttttctcatttaagtatgtgtaaggcagatattactacaatttctggtagtagtaatctaattgaaggctctggaagagctactataactctgcctatgGGAACAATAattatcatagagaatgcaatgttctcctccaagtccaagaggaacatgttgagttttaaagatatccgcagaaatggatttcatattgagacaatagatgagaataatatggaatatctcatcgttaccaagaatgtctctggccagaaaagaattattgagaagttcccatctttatcttgtggcctgtattggacaaaaattagtgcaattgaggcacgtTCTACCTTAAACCAAAAGGTTATTgcttccaatacttttgtactttggcatgatcgattgggccatcctggatcaattatgatgagacaaatcatagaaaactcaaatgggcatccattaaagaatttgaaaattcttttaaataatgaattttcttgcacttcttgttatcaaggcaagttaattataaGACCATaaccaacaaaggttgggattgagtcccctgtgtttttagaacgtatacaaggggacatttgtggacctattcacccacctagtgggtctATTCACccatcttctagatggtctcatgtatgcctattgccatctcgcaacctcgcgtttgcaaaattaatggcacaaataatctgattacgggcacaattttccgataatccaattaagtctattagacttgataatgctgctgagtttttatcccaagcatttaatgattattgcttatcaattgggataaaagtggaacatcttgtagctcatgttcacactcaaaatggccttgcggagtctttaattaaacgtctgcaattgatagcaagaccgttactcatgaaaatGAAGTTGTCCACTTCTGTTTGGGGCCACGCCATTTTGTATGCAGCAATGCTAATTCGTCTCAGACCGATAAATTATCACAAATATTCCCcattgcaattagttttgggtcatgaacctaatatatctcatctaagaatttttggatgcgctgTATATGTGCTTGTAGCACCCCCATatcgcacaaagatgggtccccaaagaaggttaggaatatatgttgggtttgaatcgccctccattattcgctaccttgaaacattaacgggagatttgttcactgctcgtttgcagattgtcgattcgatgaggcattttccccaaaattagggggagaaattaGTGAAACCAAACGtgaaattttgtggaaaaatacatcattgtctctgtgagcacgtgatttttgcctcacaagaactactccaaaagaaatcacaaataattttttttctttgtatgcaaTTTTTGAATATTCGTGGCATTTCGTCTGTACATGTATATTTtattctaattaaggaaaaataaaaaaaatggtaatgcaaatgcatatgcatttaggaattaatatcgcatttttagaattaattaatcatgggtttatataaaatgaaaaatacaaacaaaaaatatatacatttaggATTTGTTTATATAATTTATTCGGCATaaatggaaaatcataaaaatatgcttGTTTGGTATTTTTTAGTTTGACCGTGTGATTTTGTACTTAATCTAATTTTGTTTAATCTAATTTTGGAAttcaatttaggatttttaggtttttaattttgaaaaaattagtttaaaaaaaaagtaaaagaaaatgagtCATAAATGTGAAggaaaatcggacctggaccgAAATCTaggcccaaaccaaattaacccccccacagcccaatccaaacacctTTTTGCCCGGTCCAAATCTCATAAGACATCCGAACGACGTCATTTCAGCAGGCGATCAAGCACAGCCATTGATCCTGCATGATCCAACGGCTCAAAGGCCGTCTCCTTTACCCATTCCCTGGCCTGACCCGTTTCCCGGTTCAAACCGACCCCCAattaaaaccaaacgacatcgttcccCTCAAAggaattgatccaggccgttgatcttgCTTGATCGAACGGCCAGGATTCATTTTCCCCCTAGTATATATGCTTAAACTCCTCACCCACCCCCAAGCCACCCCCCCCCCATCTCTTCATCGTCTCTATGCTTTAGAGACCAGATGAACCCCCGCCTGTAACCACCGTCAACCAcccaccgaaaatcgcctcacgacggttccggtggtccaaacgaccccatcttaacaccctcgactcctcttAACCTCCCCGTTCCAAATCCATAACCCATATccctcgaatcaggccccaacgtctcgaatcttcgatcgaaggttggcctgaaaacccaaCCGTCTCCGATGGTCACCCCTTTAACACCATAGCACCTCCTTCACACCCTGAACCCAAATCCCTTATACCCTTGGCTCGAATCTAGCAgcatcttctcgaatcttcaatcaaagattCGTGCCAAGACTCAACTCACGCCAAACCATCCCAAATAGATACCTAACACTCCCTTAacctccctcatgaccaaaccactgttgttttggttcgaatctagctagaaacactcgaaccccaaatcgaaacaAATAGAACCCTAGAAAACCCAAAACTGGCTTCTGTccaaattttaagagattttggGTGTTTAACTGACATTAGTCGAAGTGTTTTCAggtgagaacacttcgattaaagtttgttcgaccTCAAAGTGCTTAGGTCTGAGTTCGAACCTGGGTCCGAAGGCATTTGATATTCTgaggtaattttattttttcctttgatCTATATTCATGTTTTTTTATCTATGTATatgtttagtttaattttattaatttccCCTGCTTTTCAATTCATCTTCTCATCTCCAGTGGACCTATTTGTTTGATCCAGTTCCGGCATTGTTTCTGTTTGTTGTAATTATTATAAGTTACAATATGTGTAATCGAttcaaataagtttcgtcgattagttaagttttattacAAACCTTTGTTTTTGTCAATGTTGTTTGAATTGCCTAATTGTCCATTTCTGATTGATTGTTGTAAGTGTTGTAGGCAATTGTATAAATAGTTATCATCGATAAATTCAAGTTTTATTAGTAGTTTCATCAAATGGTTTAAGGTCGAGTGTTGTATGTGTTGATCTTTAGACAATTAGCTTCAAAGCTTGTCAATATGCTGACAATGATCCTCCCCGATGTTGATTTTGATTTCAATTTCCAGTTTCAGTTTTTAATGGTTTGTTCTGTTAAGTCCTGTGTGGTGTTAATACGGTTTGGATTCAAGTTGAGTCTGTTGTTTCCAGTTAGAATTCAGCCTAAGTCATTTAGTTATTAAAATTTGGTAGGATGGATTGATTATAGCTGTTATAGTTTGATGTTTGGTCTAATCTATGAGGTTTGAATTGCTGTTTTGTTTTGACTAAGGAAATTGGTTATAACTGATAAAGTACAAAGTATTGGGCTAGGACAGTAAATCACAGTGGTTTTCAGGGGCAATTTGGGAATGAAACAATAGGAATAATATGTTAGTATTAGTGTGTTATTAGTGGAGTGTTAATGTCTTTAATTTAATGtgataatggggaacaaaaggatTGGggagctgaaaatcagggaaaaggcttccttagtgggatttaaagtaaaaagagcagatttttagTGGGAATTCTGATTTTGTTGAAAAGAAGAGGGGTCGGGCAGCACTTAGGGAGAGGGGACAGACTTGTATAAAGAGAGGGGAGGGTCTGGACAGAAAAGAGAgaatagattttttttaaaaaaaagagcaGACTGAAAGAAGGGAAAAAAATCTGAAATACTGGAAAAGGAGAGGaaacaaattcagaaaaaaaaatcagaactttCAGATTTAGAGTTAGAGTGTTGAGTTTAAACTTTTACATTAAGAGTTTCAGGCTGCTTTTCTTGAGTGTTTAGAAAATCAGAGGACTGTTTCCTTGCATTTGTCTGTGTTTCATTTTGTTACTGCTAGTTTTCAGTTTTAGTATTTCCTGGATTTACTGGTTGTTGCTGTACTGCTGTGTTGCTGTGTATGCTAATGCTGCTTTCTGCactgatctcctcttcttctctttgctttccaaataccaggtactcAACTTTGATACCCTGGTTCTTGTAGTCTGAAAcctgaagcatgaatacaaaagaaatgAGGAGTTGAAGTTCTTAAAATTCATTATAGTTGTCCATTTGTTTATATGTACATTAAAATACCTTTCTTTCATTAGAGTCATGTAGTTGTTTGTTTATGTATAACTTGACACGCCTATTCTATAGTAATTTAGTTGTAAAATTCCCCCCCCCCTTTCTGTATGCTTTTATTTAATAAAGACTAATGATGTAATAGTAGCATTTTGTTATTTCAGTCTATTTTGTTTAAAAGCATGTTCAAAATACACATCAGGCCATAGGTCGATTATTCAATGGTTTAAATTATTTCAGTTAACAAATTGCTTATCTAATTTCGTAAGAACAAGTTcaattggttaatttcagcatctaaGTAGTCTAGgataaaaaatcagatttttcaggtTCATTCATTCCAGTAGAATATCACTTTAAATTGATAGAAATTTGTTTAAAAAATGATACCATTTTTAGTTTGGCAAATTATGAATATGTATAGAAACCATTAACTAAGTCCAATTTGAAGCGATATGGCCCAGGTCCGGTTTTACCCTCACACGTCGGACTTGGGCCCATAACAATCAAATAGATTGCTCTTACTACGTTCATTTTAGATTTAACGAATCATGTTCGAAACTCAATTATAATAACCCGTATGTAAGTAAttaaagtaggaccttttcttcatttatttaaaaaaagaatacaaaaatagaaagtgtagtcactttaggattgtatttaaaataaaggagttGGGTCTCGCCATAGTACatcacaaattgcggggccctcggtaaatatttactttaaaaattgcttagacttcggaatGGACCGTTTAACAAACTTTCACGGCCCTACCAAAAGTAagtgatacgctagtcgctttaggcgcgcctttaataatttaattttcttaaaactcgggtgcacatttatgtgacccaaatccaaatctcaatagagtcaaaatatgtcgataaccacgggtacattgatgtgacgtggttcaagatataTTTTCACTATGTTGCAATtctctataaaaataataataacaataaagcggttaaaatttgaaattgcactatagtttttgaacatgtattaaaattagatattttagccattacaacagtttaagcgaccgtgctagaaccacgggattcgggggtgcctaacaccttccctcgggtcaacagaattccttacttagaatttatGGTTCGTAGACTTCCtctggaaagtcgaatattttcctcgatttgggattaaatcggtgacttgggacacccctaaatcttccaagtggcgactctgaaataaacaaacaaatcccgtttcgattgtcctttaattggaaaaaactccttcacccctcgcggggacggaaaaaggaggtgtgacagctctggcgactccgctggggatcgaacccagaatctctggtacaaggttcagaattcgagcttagatgaattgttatatttggctttatttattatttgatcttattacatgttttggcctaaatgtgcaaaatgatgctctttactgctttgatattatttgaactgtacatataaactgtgccgaagccttctcttcttacctccggggatgtgcttactggttaagactccctattctgttagtgtcgtaccctaaataaaagaggctcggaaagtttctaagccggctggccttttggttcccggaaaggagctccttccttaactcgagttgtccgctcgggtgcacTGTCTAGAACAAAGACctaggttttgaacatagaataacgtaacttcatgtcggatccctagtaggaacgcttatttgcatcatattgaatttgacttaggggactcaacacaggggttgggtccatctaggactagcaacctgaaatggaaaaagaccatcctgctgcatcctgtgtattgtgcgcatttatttgcttcagatctgcatgctgaccggcttctgaaatcaagaatttttgaaaaaaaaatgtgaaaaaagagaaaaatagcagtgtagggagataactactttttagaaaaataaaaccaatgtccaagtagtatcaaAACCCCGCTGAaatttagaaaaatgaaaaaaatatatttttagtttgatttatttgaaaaaaaaaggagtcttgtttacaagtttagtttgTGTTGGGTGAACTAGgacggtttgattctcacaggacgtgagatacgtagacaaccctcatcgggtccaacctcccatttttgtaaaaattaataaataataaaaatgttaaaattttcttttttctgtcatagagtcgggtgatgctgtttatatcaaaaatagccgaatgttcccaaaaggaactCCGGAAGGCTGCCTTTGTATAAACGGAcatttcttattttggttagatcacacaaccttaaaatcttcgtccctgaagtgctgaaaggtcgtgttcagAAATTCTTTTTTAGGAAAAATGATCATATTTTTTTAGTCGAATAATTTTTCGCTTGtttaaatcttattaataaatgtgcagaatgagcatgactcaaaatgaacctttttcaatcatgaataaaattcccctccaattgcggctatggtggaatgatttaggcaaagaagggcatgacgaaatcaagaaacatctgaaaggtctcacgagtttgttggatatcaggccgcGAGGAGATATTATAAGGGCATTGGTCCCTCACTGGgaccctgcgcacaatgtcttccacttctcggactttgaacttaccccaactttagaggaaatagcagggtacatcggcagtgctgaggttccattgaggcataaatacctggttgctccaagagccgtagcGGTGCACCGGTTTTTGGACtcattaaagatagtcagaacaatccataaccttgacttggcaaaaggtttttgcactatgagtttcatataccaaagatatggtcacataggaggattcgacaagccagaaaacaagtTGTGCATCAAAAGTAACCGTtgaaagtgggatgaacatagacgagttgctttcatgataaccttcttagggctcttagtgttcccaagaaaagacgggaatatcgacataaagatagctggggtcgtcagtactttgctcacttaAAAAGATAGCACGCTGGCACccatgattgtatctgatatgttccgagctctcacggcctgcaaagccgggggaaACTTTTTTgaaggttgtaacttgttgttgcaaatgtggatgactgagcacctatgtcaccgagcccagttcctgagccatggatcttctgaaaagacttgcatagaggagttctacaccagaattaatgaggcccgctacctgaaggagtctcggcatggacctcatatttccggaccctcaacgccagtcaaatacagtggacactgggatggttaccggtcgacgaagtcatatacatgccatcagctaggccccattttctcttgatgggacttaagagcattcaaccttatgcgcaATATCGAGTGTTGAGGCAACTagggaggtgtcagatagtgaCCAAAGATGAGGATCTAAGTACCCAAGTAATTGAGATCAGTTCCGATGgtcagtttcctgaagcaagagtccgccaaatttggagccaatgtcaatacttagaggcaaatacttgtgtgCTGAATCAGGCAAGAGGGGAAGTTTCACCTggatatcaggcttggtacaaatGGGAAATGTCGTCTGGAAGGCCGACTAAAAGAtctcaccttcaagaatttgccaagtcctcacaagagcattgggactggttggccaaagaacgGGAATATCTTGCCAAAATAGGCAAACTGAAACAACAGATTCAGGATCTGAAATTTGAAAGCAAAGTGCAGTTTGCTGccaacaagggagaaaagaacagattagCCAGAGAAGGcaagatcctcaaagctcagatccggaagatgaaaatggATGTCGACAACCAACTGTGAAGTCGGGCTGATAAAAGGTTAATAGCAgagttaaggaatcaggtcgatgAAGGCCAGAAAGACTTGGAAAGATCCAAGGCTAGCATAGCAAGATTACGGACCAGGTGGGCAAAAGTTACAGCAGCACGGAGAAAGAACCTATGGCAAGTGAAAAGGGATTACGAAATGAGTGTTACAACATTGAGAGAAATAAATTCCACTCTTAGTGATCGGGTCCTTAAACAAGCCCGGGATGCTAGAACAGATAGGGAACGCTGCTATGAGtcaatagcccgaatggaagaacaaatggagaggttccaagatcagctcattgacaatactcgaatattgggactaaagaatcaacgaatagaaaAGTTGTGCATAGAAAGGGATaaaatcaggggtaggatcaatgagattGGGCGCTACATCACCACGAAATGCCTAATATGTGAAGAAATGCCCcgtgatatcctttttgcctcagtcataggttatgtccaccagatcatggaggaattaaaaagcttgcaaagaggcctAACActaaagcccgcggaaaggccgaatgatgcctcgcgggcaccaaaattcaaggctttaatgtatccctagttaaatcttgcacttgtttgtttttcagagtctgttgtctacccttaTGTTCTCTTCAAACATTCTTAAAAAAGTATGGAGTCTGTAtttatgtttgtttttctttcaaatgatggcttgtaatagcatatttgggtaataaaaagtaaaattgggtctttattttacttatggcacgaactacgcttggtctgattcgtgcggggtcacgatacgtaggcaatctctataggattcgaccgtaattaaaaaaaaagaaaaaaaagagagagaagaagaaaagaaaggtcCTGAGACACTCGAAAAAGGCACaaataaaataagccgggatgatgcatgcggtcggAGCAAAAGCAtgatagaaatgattaactgcctaagaacattgcatcccccccAACGTGcaaatacaatatctgttaagactctaacactgacaagtttgttgtttttccaatcaataccagttagtttgttaaagcgtactggcaccgtaccattatcaaacaagatcaaaagggcccataccagaaagcatgactggttcAGACAACAGTGTTGAGATGGAAAAGACGgcaaatcagatgctgaaggaggccatggaaaaaatggaaatgATGAGGccggaaatgaatgaaatgcagatagccttagctagagcccaaaagGGGCAGGAACTACCTGTTACTCCTACTTTCTAACCAGGACACACGTCAAAATACCCCTCTCTCGATCCTTCaacgagtttcccaagccatcactactatcagggaagagaggcttatgatccccaagctccaccacccagtcaaaaccctcctccaccaaatgttcccgtctttgtggcacctcccccagccccattgcacagatcatccagTAAGCcgctgtttcaggctcacgacacacaatattacccccctgaactcatATTCAAAGCAcacgagccacatacctataatccccacttggAGGTCCCaacagagattgaaaagccggctaagagcccagagcaggatgaggtgatgcggaaatttaaaagcctggagcagtccttcaggaacatacacgggttaggcaaccaggtcagcgtggcctacaaggatctatgccctttccctgacgttcaattaccagcagggttcaagatgcccaagttcgatttgtacgaagggcatggcgatcctatggcacatctacggggcttttgtagcaaaatgaggggagaagggggcaaagatgagctactgatagcttactttggctagagtttgagcgggtcagcactggagtggtatacaagacaagattcgagcaggtggtacacctgggatgacttggcacaggctttcacaggacacttccaatacaaccttgagagaGTCCCAGAccatctcacattgctaaagcttgagaggaaacccggagagagcttcaggaaatttgggttccgatggagagaacaggcagccagagttgatcctccaataagagagggagaaatggtagattactttctacaaactctagagccgacttacttcggtaacttggtgacgtcagttggaaaatccttcaatgaagtggtgaaaatgggaggtatgatagaagagggacttaagtctaataagatcctgagttactcggcaattaaggcaacaacttaGGCCATTTAGAGCgacacgggaggtgcgctcggaaagaaaaggagagaagaggtcacgacaatagaggcagacaattggtccagatctagaggtccttcccctcattaccaacccagaccctaTCATCTAAACTActcacacattccaaattaccctccacaaccctactacccaccacaagaacaatatttttccgtccatcacgcccaaacatACACCCAGCCTTCGGCTCGTCTGCAATGGTGTGCaccggctccccaacatacatatctacctccacaaaacacatatccaccttcacaaaacacatatccaccaccgagggcctacaagaatccttcagggccaagcttccgcggaaatcaggctttcaggaacgaaaagatgcagaagccaagaacatccactccattgggagaaacctatactactctgtttcacaagttgaagcagataggcctactaagtcatgttgaaaccaaattgccaaatcctcttcccagaaatctggaccattcagtaagctgtgaatattgttcgggtgctcccgggcatgatactgagaaatgttggaagttgaagactgccatacaagatcttattgacacaaataggatcgaggttcaggcaccagaggcacccaacatcaatgaaaatccgTTATCGgtgcaccatgaagcccacataatcgaactagtgcacgaaggagggaaaccaaaaacaccctcacaaacggtaatgatgattcgtgccagttCTAATGAAgagtcgaccagtggaaaggcagtggtacagtcgGGAAAGGTATATGACAAGCCATTTATGGTAGCAGGGAAAGGATCGTCTGTTGCTGCGAAGAATCCAGAGTCAGTCAGAGCAGTGTTGCAGGGAGTAGCAAACAAACCAATGTTGGTAGTAAAAGGGGTCCACGTggaaccagttgttatcaagcCGGTCAtacagttgccgataacaagtgagaaagttgtgtcgtggagctacagtcaagtgacagtgaCGCATAAGGGGAAAGAGGTTATGGAAAATGTATGCGAGGCACAAGAGTTAACAcgatcgggaaggtgttttgctcccgcagaattgagaagggtcaatcctgaaacaataaagaaaccagtaacagaggaagaagcagaggaatttttgaagaagatgaaggcgcaggattactcaattatagagcaattgagaaagaccccagcccagatttcattgctatccttgttaatccattcaaacgatcattgtcaggccttaatgaagattctgaacgaggcctatgtcccggacaagctctcagtgaaccatttgaaGAAAGTAGCGCACAAAATCTTTGAAGTAAAtcgagtgacattctctgacgatgagttaccggtagagggtactgaacacaacagagcactctatctgacggtaaatgcgaagaatcggtggtcactcgagcactaattgataatgggtcaagtgtCAATATCTGCCCTTTGGCCACTCTGAATAAACTAAATGTTGCGgatgataggatccacaagaacagtgtctgcgtccgaggttttgatgggggcggcACTGACATAGTAAgtgatatcgtactggaattaaccattggtccggtagagttcaccatggaatttcaagtaatagatgtggcTGTGtcatacaatcttttgttgggacgaccctggatccatgaagccaaagcagtgccttctacactgcatcaaatggtcaagtttgaatgggatagacaagagattgtggtacacggggatgacggcacACATGCCGTCAGCgatgctattgtgcccttcatagaaaccgacgatgataagggcccatgggtttatcaggttttcgacgcagtctcagtagacaaaattcctgagggcgggggccttccacttcccagaatcgcagctgcaaccttcatgatagcatcagaaatgttgaataaagggtttgtaccaggaaaaggtctgggggttgatctgcagggaatgatacagccagtttctttgcccaagaacctggaaacttttgggttgggattcaagcctaccgcagcggatgtgaagcgagcccgcaaattgaagaaaagagtttgggtccttcctaaaccagtcccacgcctgtccagatcatttgtcaaagcaaGGTGCAGAAAGTTGCCGATCCCGGAAGTTCTTGGACCTCTGATGGGGCCAAACGGAGAT is from Nicotiana tabacum cultivar K326 chromosome 18, ASM71507v2, whole genome shotgun sequence and encodes:
- the LOC142172631 gene encoding uncharacterized protein LOC142172631: MFHASNMVLQQQYREKGFKKYSQLISLLLVAERNNELLMRNHENRPTGSTPLSKEDEVYSHYANRGKGRGHIRDRGRGHIQGRKFPGVNHPPPKNNFQKWKGKDEKRNAEGSETKCYRCGGKRALGKKFVAYQNIWLSFIKHL